The Anomaloglossus baeobatrachus isolate aAnoBae1 chromosome 5, aAnoBae1.hap1, whole genome shotgun sequence genome includes the window GGTTTGATTTTTAGAGAAGCTGAGAAAACTTTTTcagtgatagtggggaggaaggtTATTAGGCAAGGGCAATGATCTGTTAAATGGAAGATTTGTGGTGGTTTCTTAGTAAAGTCTTACTGATTTGGTCAATTTTGCTTTTGAAAtgtgtggcaaagtcttctgcagagatgagggaggttgaaGGAGGCAATGGTGGGTGAAGGAGGGATTTAACAATGTTTAATAACATGTTGGTGTTGTGGGATAAAGAAGCTATGAGGGTTGTGAAGTAGTCCTGTTTAGCAGAAGTGAGGGCAGACTTGAATGTGAAAATTGCTTATTTGAATCTGGTGAAGTCTTTCTGTGATTGTGTCCTCTTCCAGCACCCCTGGACACTTGCCAAAGCTTTTTAGTGAggttgttgtgccagggttgtcttatTGATTCATTGCAATCTGCCATGGGATCTTTATGATTTTATAATAgtccatcttctccccattcaggtctctATAATATTGGATCCTCTTAGTGGAGATCTTCTACGGacaattttcctgattgacccatcaaaaaTTGATAGGGCAGGGACacgatggtggagaggatattacacctcaccctagagatccttttccggcttactggagaggtgagagattcttatGACACCACATTGCAtccttcttatctatgggaataacagagggacagaactggagaggtgaggactctggaaatgtctgtagtgagatttattaatgtgtctctccataaccaggattacacagtagtgaagaagacctctagtaagCGCCATCAGGTCCCTGTGTCTGCGAGATGGCGAAGGcctctgagcccaatcacggggcctccacctcaccccctggtaCATGAGGACATCAGTgatcagaagatcctagaactcacctacaagatgattgagctgctgactggagaggtgacactgctgggaatgctgggacattatacagtaatgctatgaagggattgggggatgacggtatcattgtatgtttcaggttcctataaggtgtcaggatttcacagtctatttctccatggaggaatgggagtatttagaaggacataaagatctgtacaaggacgtcatgatggaggttccccagcccctcacatcatcaggtaatagacaggactaaatactcaCTTGTAGTGAAGTGAAGTTTATGGATTGCAATTTTTTAAAAGAAATTTTATTTGCAAACACCAATGTTCTTCACTGACGAGAATATCTGACAAACAGTGTTCTATATGAAACTTTTACACAGGGTTGACTTTACATTTTGTATTATTCCATAATTGTTATTTTTAGACAGTAAGTGGCATTGTGTATGTAAATTGAGGTACTCTCCTCATTGACTGTCCCAGAAAGATAAATAATCATTCTTCCAACCTAAGGTGTCAGTAGACGCTAACTGACCTAAGAATTGTATTGCAATTTTAATCAGAAAATTGAATTCCGCTACATGTCTTGCACTTTGTATGTACGATTTATATAGATATTTTGTAAAATATACATAGTACATTTTGATTATATtattttaaagggaaaaaaaatatttttttttactttcaacaGGTCTTTCAAAAGAATGTGTGATATCTTCTAATGTTAAAGTAGATGATCATGGGTTCCCACAAGAAAGATCTGATGAGCATGCCATCACTCCAGATAAACCCTTAGCCTTTCCAAGAAAAGATCAATCATCTGATTATTTTCAACTGTTCCAATCTTTTGATTTATCACAGACTGGTAGAAAAAATAACAAAAGAGATGTTGAACATCAAAAAACTCAGAAGCGGAAGAAGTCctattcatgttcacaatgtgggaaatgttacacTCAGAAACCAAATCTTATTtaccatcaaaaaactcacacaggggccaaaccatttttatgttctaaaTGCGGGAGATGTTTTAaaaagaaatcacatcttgttgaacATGAGAGACGTCAGACATgtcagaagccattttcatgtttagagtgtgggaagtgttttaaTCAGGAATCAGATCTTGAAgcacatctgagaattcacacgggagagaagccatattcatgttctgaatgtcaaAAATGTTATAATCAGAAATCAGATCTTACTacccatcagagaattcacactagGGGGAaggcatttttatgttctgaatgtgggaaaagaTTTCACCATAAATCTGGTCTTGAagcacatcaaagaattcacacaggagagaaaccatattcatgttctgaatgtcagAAATGTTATAATAGGAAATCAGATCTTACTacccatcagagaattcacacaggggaaaagccatttttatgttcagaatgtgggaaatgttttaaccagaaatcacatcttgttacacatcgtagaattcacacaggggagaagccatatgcaTGTTCTGAATGTGAGAAAAGTTTTAGTCATAATTCAGATCTTATTATACAtcgaagaattcacacaggagagaagccatatttatgttctgaatgtgggaaatattttagccacaaatcacatcttattagacatcagaaaattcacacaggggagaagccctaTTCGTGTTCCGAATGTGGAAAAAGTTATAATGCTAAATTAAaccttgttgcacatcagagaattcacacaggggagaagccatttttatgctcagaatgtggaaaacgttttaaccagaaatcacatcttgttacacatcaaagaagtcacacaggtgcaaagccatattcatgtttagaatgtgggaaatcttttaaccagaaatcacatcttattagacATCATATAATTCACAAAGGGGAGAAACCATATTGATATTCTGAATGTGGAAAAATTATATTACTAAAATAAATCTCAATTTACATCAGAGAAATCATACAAAGACAAGTCATTTTTATATTCAAAATAAAGAACATGTTTTAATCAGACATCTAGTTTTGTTGACCCCAAAGTCTGAGTGGGAAATGTTTTGCCAAACATGTTAACATTTGCCTTTTTGTATTTGTTGGATGTGCGCAGTAGTTGTATAAAGCGGGCTCAGAAGGTGAGCTTGATCAGAACACTACGGGTGCTAACAGCGTTCTACAGCCATCATTCATTATGGTACCAGCAATCCCAGGTCCAACTAGAAGAGATAGTGACCAACGCTGGCCCTGATATGGTTTGCAGGATGGTGAAAGTATGTGACATTTCAGTCCTTGAGAatttaaatttatttaattttttaatttttttgacaAATTGTTTGTAAGCTGGGCTTCCTTTTGTAGATCAGTTTTGTGGCTGTTTGGGCAAAAACAACGTGTGCACAGAGTTTTCAATCAGTACACTCCcaactgtaaggctatgtccgcacgttgctttttacctgcttttttgctgctttttcaactgcagcgtttaatggcacaatggttgtgttctgctttataagcaaagtctatgggaatttgggtttcttgtccgcactatgcagttcaaactgcagcctttttgttgcagaactttggtcaaaaactcagctttgcagtgcaaaacccaaatggcaaaaacaattgacatgtgaattgtttttgccatttgggttttgcactgcaaagctgagtttttgaccaaagttctgcaacaaaaaggctgcagtttgaactgcatagtgtggacaagaaacccaaattcccatagactttgcttgaaaagcagaacacaaccattttgtcattaaacgctgcagttgaaaaagcagcaaaaaagcaggtaaaaagcaacgtgcggacatagcctaagagttcTGCCATTAAAGGGCTTATCCggttctttttttcttccttctatGGGGTTTATCACTTACCAGTAGGTAATTGCTAACTACCTACTTGTTCAGCCATGCACCGATCTTTTCAGGCTCGGTGGTCACAGAACTGTACCTGGCAGCGGATTCTTCCACTTCCTGTGACGTCATGTTGATTGATAGTTGGCTCCCCTCTGACTACCTCATTGTATATATACACTTTTCAACTGAATAAAAACTCCCCCAGACTACGCCCCTGAATAAAAATATGTACCAGACTATTTATAGTATACAATTAGCCACACATCATTCACAATATAAATAGAATAAATTTGAACATTCAGCTCACCCTTATGTGGACTTGAAGTAGAATTCCATGCAGCTCAGACTTTCAGGTGTGGTCACCCAGATAACCATGAACAAAGAAAAACTTGTCTCCAGCGCAATGAAACGGGTCCAGCTCATAACATTTCCAGGTTTATTTTAACACAAAACAGTCTCATTAAAATAGACAATTACATGTATGTAAAGGTCAGGCAATATCTCCGATGGAGGAAAAATATAGACAACGGCGCAACGCGTTTCAACTACATAAATGTAGTCTTTGTCACGCGATGTTCTCTTCAATGCGAGAGCCTTTTAAAaaacccttaacgacccatgacatactgggtacgtcatggatcgtgtgcggttaatccccgccccctgccgtgagcAGGTcacagcgatccgcgcacatatcagctgatttcaacagctgtcaTGTGTGCCTGTTAGTCGCGAGTGGAATCTCGTTCCACCagcaactattaaccccttacatctcgctgtcaaaatctggcagcgagatgtatatgcgtgccgccattatgctgacttaccccgcccccatcgaaaGTCActtgacatgatcatgtgacttccggtgattgccatggtagcacggggtcatgtgatgacacctgtagctaacatgagtcacttcctctcaatgccggaatacagcatatctgcagatcttagctctatAGCTGTGATCTGGATATATGGCAGAGAGatcagattgctgattgctatagccccctagggggactagtaaaatttaaaaaaaagttaaaaaaagttttaaaaaattaataaaaaataaaaaaacctaaaagttcaaatcacccccctttcaccccattgaaaattaaagggttaaaaaaaataaaaaatatacacatatttggtatcgccgcttcaggaatgcccaatctatcaaatctatcaaaatataaaatcaattaatcttaatttttttgctgctacgccatttactaagcgccaaaattacattttttggttgccgcaaattttgcgcaacaggctatcaaaacgtagcatctgcgcaaaaatggtacagtaaaacgtcagctcgagacacaaacaataagccgtcactgagccatagatccaaaaaatgagaacgctacgggtttcggaaaatgacgcaaaacatgcaccactttttttggacaagcttgtgaatttttttttaaccccttagatacaagtaaaactatacatgtttggtgtctacaaactcgcaccgacctgaggcatcacactgacacatcagttttaccatatagtgaacatggtgaataaaatatcccaaaaactattgtgcgatcacacttttttttgcaatttttccgcacttggaatttttttgccattttccagtacactatatggtaaaacttatggtttcatttaaaactacaactcgtcccgcaataaACAAGCACTGGTATGGCAAGatggacggaaaaataaaaaggttacggctctcggaggaaagagaggaaaaaaaacaaaaagaaaaacgcaaaatgcccgggggctgaaggggttaaagctagtGAAGGAAATCCCTTTCAGTTCACAGGTGATTCATCCTCATAATCTGCCTGATTTAACTCTTTCCACAATATAGCACAGTGACATAGTGAACATTGAATAGATTCTAGTTCACATTGATACAGAAAACCGCACGTATAAAGTGCATAGAAATACAAAAATTCCTCTCTTTATAATACAGATTCATTTGAACAGATGTACATaacataacacaaaaaaaaaaaaaaaaaaaaaaagaattttcagTTCACATTGGTACAAGAACCACAAGTATAAACAGACAAATACGTATGTTTCCATTGGAATACAGGTTCTTTTTCTCTATTCTCTATAAACTGAAGtacacaatattaaaaaaaaaaaaaaaaaaaaaaaaatatatgttgtaGAAAACTCTCGCATAACATTATACAGTGAAAAATTCACAAGATTCATCTATAGGAAACTAATTAAATAATGATATTGTAGACAGGGAGACCTTTTTCTACCAATGTTAATCCAAATACCACATATATAAAATACCAAAAATAGTAAATCTCCGTTAAGATGTAAAATAATGTGCACAGATAATTGCGATTATTTagcggaaaaaaaataaattatatcttATTTTTTCCTAGCAGATTTGCAGCAGATTCAGATCTCATGCATGTCAATTGTTGCAGCGTTTTTGCACGAGTGAGTAGGGAAAAATATtcaacaaaaaacgcatgtaaaaaaatgTGTATTTTACGCAGTGTTCTTCCTGCCAACACATCAGGATTTGCAGCACAATTTTATGCTGCAAATCCTGAACGTGTGCACATCACCTTTGTCCTTGTCCTGTGACTTCTCTCCATAATTTATCATAAGTCCCTGATAGCttcataatgaattgtggggtggggcaaCATGCTGTGAGGGCCATATAATAAATATTGGGGTGGGGAGAAGGTTattagggccatataatgaattatgTGATGGGGAAGACGCTATGAgggctatataatgaattgtggggtgtagGGGATGCTATCAGGGctgtataatgaattgtggggtgggggcaATGCTCTGAGGGTCATATAATGAATTTTCAGGTGGGCAGGAGGTTATCAGGGCCATAAAATGAATTGTGAGGTGGGTGATGATGTTACGAGGGCCATATAACGGACAAGAAAGAAGGACCACGATCGAACACCCATATAATGCTATATCAAAATGATGTTCTTAATTTACTCATAACAATAAAATATTTTTCAAGTACAATGGTGGAACAAAATATACATATGCATCTATTGGACACAGAGAGGACTGAGATCAcattataaaaataataaattgtgcTGTACTAAAAATATTCACCACTAGAGGTCACCCTCAATCAAGTTCAATAGATATTAAGATAATAGATAAAAAAGACGCAAAGCTTATATTCTCATTGAGACCAGATGGATATACCGTAACCAGTAAATATACAATAAAAATACACGCTTTGCGTCTTTTTTGTAAGTAGGCCAATTGGAGATATATCATCCTCATCCATGTACatatagtgccttgtgaaagtattcggctcccttgaatttttcaaccttttccctcatttgaggcttcaaacaaagagcaaaattatggtgaagaatcaataataagtgggacacaattgtgaacttgaacgaaatttattgcttattttaaactttcttTAAAAACataattgaaaattggggcgtgcaatattattcgtcccctttaagttaatactttgtagcgccaccttttgctgcgattacagctgcaagtcgcttggggtatgtgtatcagttttgctcatcgagagactgaaattcttgcccattcttcctttgcaaacagctggagctgagtgaggttggttggagagcgtttgtaaacagcagttttcagctctttccacagattctcgattggattcaggtctggactgtgacttggccattctaacacctggatacgtttatttgtgaactattccattgtagatttttctttatgttttgtcttgttggaagagaaATCTCCGTTCcactctcaggtcttttgcagactccaacaggttttcttcaagaatggtcctgtatttggctccatccatcttcccatcaattttaaacatcttccctgtccctgctgaggaAAAGCAGGCCCacactatgatgctgccaccaccatgattgacagtggggattgtgtgttcagggtgatcagctgtgttgcttttacgctaaacatatcgtatggcattgtgcccaaatagttcgattttggtttcatctgaccagagcaccttcttccacgtttggtgtgtctcctaggtggcttgtggcaaacaacACTTTTTATAAATATctctgagaaatggctttctccttgccactcttccataaaggccagatttgtgcagtgtacgactgattgttctcctatggacagactctcccacctcagctgtagatctctgcagtttatccagagtgatcatgggcctcttggctgcatttctgatcagtcttctccttgtgtgagatgaaagtttggatggacggccgggtcttggtagatttgcagtggtatgatactccttccatttcaatatgatcgcttgcacagtgctcctcgggatgtttaatgttttggaaatgtttttgtaaccaaatccggctttaagcatctccacaacagtatcacggacctgcctgttgtgttccttggtcttcatgatgctatctgcgctttaaacagaacacggagactatcatagagcaggtgcatttatacggagacttgattatacacaggtggcttatatttatcatcatcagtcatttaggacaacattgaattCAGAGATactcaataaacttctggagtgaatttgctgcactgaaaggggacgaataatattgcacgccccaattttctgttatttatttttaaaaaagtttaaaataagcaataaatttcattcagcttcacaattgtgtcccacttattgatTCTTTactataacattaacatttttatctttatgtttgaagcctgaaatgtgggaaaaggttgaaaaattcaagggagatgaatacgttcgcaaggcactgtatgtatttgtTTTAGTGTATCTCTTAGACATATTAATAATTTTGTTTtattagggtgctttcacatcagcgtttttttgccggtcggcaaaaaaacgcaaaacgcatttgaccggatcctttacaaatgcgttgtcatgtcaatgcattttcaatggaatcgCAGCAATATGCAGTCACTTGCAGTTGCTTGCGGCATACactggatccggtgagatgcagtattttatcttttttcaaaaacactacttgtagcgtttttgaccttCGATAAAATACTGCACTTCACCGGATCCTTCATATTGCAGCAGTACCTGCAATGCTTTTCAATGAGCCGGATCCTGCTCTACCGGAAGTCACCAcattctggtaggcaggatcctgttttcagtactgagcatgcccagaaagtagttcctcccccgtgctttctagtggggctgcatcagttgaagaaagaagacagaagaaagaagaccaggatcgtggaggttgagagggagtaataaaaatggagtctctaagtgtgtctgtgtatttatttctaataaaatattttttctctgtgtgatgtcttttttttaaccctttattggagattcttaatggctgggtcaaacttggcctgacattaagaatctcaggctttatatcaactggtaaaacaaagctggtattaaccccttattacccagtgtgccacccagcaccagggcctctgaagagttggatacagtgtcagaagatggcgcttctatgaaatcgccatttctgaggtggctgcggactgcggactgaaatttgcagcgagggggcccagaaagcttgggctaccctgcgctgcggattccaatccccagctgcctagttgtacctggctggacacaaaaattgggagaagcccacgtcatttttttttttttaattatttcatgaaataattaaaaaagggcttccctatagttttggttcccagccaggtacaaataggcagttgggggttgggggaagcccgtacctgcctgccgcacctggctagcatacaaaaatagggtgaagcccacgtaatttttttaatttatttttttttttttttcagtttttgggcaaaaaaattaaagaaaaaaaaagggcttccctggattttccttttgccagtgaaggtaacggcaagcagtgggggttagcagccagtagctacttgggttacacttagcaatagaaaatgcagagggagcctacgcatttttttttacccctaaccctagggttagggttatgtgttttggggtttttgtttttttttattctttaattaatttaaaaaaaaaatagacatgggcccatccagcattttactgctcactcatccctactcttaactacacagccagcagaacaagtaatcagatcagctgacttcagtgtcggtcgattacttgttctgtgtccccctacatccatcgcagagtgtgtgggctgtgaggtcagctgagttcaccggcactggagtcggctgatctgaactcagttgacctcacagcccgcacacgctgcaatggatgcagggggacacagagcaAGTAAttggctgacactggagtcagatgatctgattacttgttctgctagctatgaggtcaggagttcagatcagctgactccagtaccAGCCAAACTCAGATAACcttacagcccgcacatgctgcgatggatgcaggtgccACAGAGCAAATAattggccaacactggagtcagctgatctgaactcctgaccacacagcccgcacacggtcacatgtgatcggcagcagccagtgactgctgttaatCTGCTtctattgcagcgtgtgcaggctgtgagatcaggagttcagctgactccagtgacggccgataaattctgtgtcccgctgcatccaggatctggtaaaataacaattgcggttgcatgtgttgcacattcaatccacaggatctggtcatatgcggtttgcattttatttgcctacaggcaaaaaaacgctgatgtgaaagtagccttaatgatgAGAGGGACAATCATTTCATCCTTCGTACATCTAGTGGAATTTACGTGGACAGTGGGATTCGCCATTGGCCATAATTGATGAAGGATTGAAGATCATATATAAAGGATGAAAAGCAATACCAACCACGTTAAGATCTTGTGTGTCCATATGACGTCTGGCCAATGTTTGGCTGAACATTGTGCCATAACAacaatagtttttttttaatattgtgcaGATATTTATAGATGTATGTGAGGTTAGTCAATATATATGTGCGCACTGATGTGTCTGCGGTAATTGATGCCTTATATTTGTGGTATTAATTCAttactgtcaccactttttcggcctataagctgcggccaccaccaccgggctcttatatacagcattctaacatgctgtatataagagcccaggccgggggtataacataaaaaacactttataatacttacctaacggtcgcgcggtgggcctaatgggcgtctccgttgttcgGCGTCggcaccgcctcttttggccatctttacgtcatacacactcataaTGTagtgcgagtgtgtatgacgtagacgcatcatgcaccgcggcttcagaaagaggacgaagatggccaaaagaggaggcgtcggcaccggacaacggagacacccattaggcctacggcgcgaccgttaggtaagtattataaagtgttttttattttatacccccagcctgggctcttatatgcagcatgtttaATATTTGAAGGTACGTTGTAGTGAAATAAAATTATTGATTAATGACTATATTAAGATTGCCCCCACATTTGTATGCgcatgtgtgcatatgtgtgtatatatatatatatatatatatacatacatacagtgcctacaagtagtattcaaccccctgcagatttagcaggtttgataagatgcaaataagttagactgtagggatggtattcttggggtcgtatgcagtgccatccagtctccaaacgtcacgtgtgtggttggcaccaaagatctcgatcttggtctcatcagaccagagaaccttgaaccagtctgtctcagagtcctccaagtgatcatgagcaaactgtagatgagccttgacatgatgctttgaaagtaaaggtaccttacaggctcgtctggaacggagactattgcggtggagtacgttacttatggtattgactgaaaccaatgtccccactgccatgagatcttcccggagctccttccttgttgtccttgggttagccttgactcttcggacaagcctggcctcggcacgggtggaaactttcaaaggctgtccaggccgtggaaggctaacagtagttccataagccttccacttccggatgatgctcccaacagtggagacaggtaggcccaactccttggaaagggttttgtaccccttgccagccttgtgaccctccacgatcttgtctctgatggccttggaatgctcctttgtctttcccatgttgaccaagtatgagtgctgttcacaagtttggggagggtcttaattagtcagaaaaggctggaaaaagagataattaatccaaacatgtgaagctcattgttctttgtgcctgaaatacttcttaatactttaggggaaccaaacagaattctggtggtttgaggggttgaataataaatgaccctttgaataaacctttctcaatttaaaaaaaaaaaaaaaaaaagaaataacattcttttttgatgcagtgcatttcacacttccaggctgatctacagtccaaatgtcacaatgccaagttaattccgaatgtgtaaacctgctaaatctgcagggggttgaatactacttgtaggcactgtatatatatatatataatatatatatatatatatatatatatatatatatatatatatatactgtgaagaaaaaacaaaaagccagcaccaaatgtccacttcagcactaaacattccaaactgtacttattataaaaattttgagatttttggcaaaaaattgcaatttcttgagctgcctcgccacgtcacggcaaatctcatttgaggcagtcctacactaaaatattttataaaatgtgccataaatattttataaaatgtgccatatggcctcacatatgaatagtagaactgctcttagcagcactcacctggtctatttcaatcccgtacc containing:
- the LOC142312073 gene encoding uncharacterized protein LOC142312073; protein product: MVERILHLTLEILFRLTGEDYTVVKKTSSKRHQVPVSARWRRPLSPITGPPPHPLVHEDISDQKILELTYKMIELLTGEVPIRCQDFTVYFSMEEWEYLEGHKDLYKDVMMEVPQPLTSSGLSKECVISSNVKVDDHGFPQERSDEHAITPDKPLAFPRKDQSSDYFQLFQSFDLSQTGRKNNKRDVEHQKTQKRKKSYSCSQCGKCYTQKPNLIYHQKTHTGAKPFLCSKCGRCFKKKSHLVEHERRQTCQKPFSCLECGKCFNQESDLEAHLRIHTGEKPYSCSECQKCYNQKSDLTTHQRIHTRGKAFLCSECGKRFHHKSGLEAHQRIHTGEKPYSCSECQKCYNRKSDLTTHQRIHTGEKPFLCSECGKCFNQKSHLVTHRRIHTGEKPYACSECEKSFSHNSDLIIHRRIHTGEKPYLCSECGKYFSHKSHLIRHQKIHTGEKPYSCSECGKSYNAKLNLVAHQRIHTGEKPFLCSECGKRFNQKSHLVTHQRSHTGAKPYSCLECGKSFNQKSHLIRHHIIHKGEKPY